From the Vibrio ziniensis genome, the window GCTAGATATTATGACTTAGAACATCAACAGGCCATATTCTGCACTCGCCAGAGCATCATCACCAGCAACTATAAAGATTTAAGTCGCGAACGTCGTACGGGTTACGGTTGGTACGGATATTACGCAAATAGGCTTATCGAAAAAGATTTCCCGAAGTGGGAAGCACGATGGCATGGCGACCAGAAATAGCGGCCCCTATGAGATTTCTGTACGCCATTTTTCTACCCATGCCTCAGCGGCATCATCAATGAGTGTAAATGCTAAACGAAAATTTAGCTCACCTCGTTTGTACGGATCTTCAATTGCGGTTGCACCTACCCAATGAGAAAACATAAATACTTTATGCTTAATACTGGGGAAAGTGTCACAAATGGATTCCATATGCTTGGCTTCCATAACCAATATGAAGTCATTACTTTGCAGCATATGCTCTGTTAATTGCTTAGCTCGGTGGCTTCGAAGATCAATCTGCGATTCCTCAGCTATTCGCACGGCAACAGAATCAGCACGCTTCCCTACTAGACGATTTATATCGGTATCTAAACCGGCTGAAGAAATCGTCAGTTCAGGAAATAATTTCCTCAATTTATATTCGCCATAAGGAGATCGGCAGATATTACCAGTGCAAATAACTAACACTTTTCTACACACTTTCTGCTTCTCCGGTTATACATTTTTGTCATTGAAAGTATCTAACGAACAAATGCTATGACTGTCACTTTTTACGATAAGTATTATCTAAAAAAGAAGGCTCAGATACTTGAGATAACTCGTTTCTTTTTTTTACGATCATTTTATCTAAATTCTTAAGCGTCATTGTTTTACGATAGATCTCTTCATCTAGAACCTTCATTACATCCATAAGTGTGCGGTGAGCCCTGTCCATATCGGGTATATGTACATCTGGCATCATTTCTTGCGCTTTAATACCTAGAGGAGAAAAAGCCGTAGGCTCTGGACGCCTTGCCTTTAACCCCCCGGACAATTCTTCCCCTAACTCTTCAATAATACTTTGAATGTGGTCGAGAGTAATGGTTCCAATACCTTCCATGAA encodes:
- a CDS encoding low molecular weight protein-tyrosine-phosphatase; translated protein: MCRKVLVICTGNICRSPYGEYKLRKLFPELTISSAGLDTDINRLVGKRADSVAVRIAEESQIDLRSHRAKQLTEHMLQSNDFILVMEAKHMESICDTFPSIKHKVFMFSHWVGATAIEDPYKRGELNFRLAFTLIDDAAEAWVEKWRTEIS